The following coding sequences are from one Nilaparvata lugens isolate BPH chromosome 6, ASM1435652v1, whole genome shotgun sequence window:
- the LOC111049383 gene encoding tyrosine 3-monooxygenase, which translates to MMAVAAAQKNREMFAIKKSYSIENGYPARRRSLVDDARFETLVVKQTKQSVLEEARQRSNDSQVESITTPAVQFTSAQQPQKQEEKPKIEEIKTAEPVITEEPRSQTVVPEVVPQPEPEKVAEEPKETTTPNNDAGLTEEEVILANAASESKEAEQAVQRANLVLRMREGMGSLARILKTIENFKGTVVHLETRPSKAEGMNFDILVRLDMSRQNLLLLIRSLRQSASLGEVTLLADNSVSVKDPWFPRHARELDNCNHLMTKYEPDLDMNHPGFSDQAYRQRRKYIAEIAFAYKYGDPIPRIDYTETETATWTSVFNTVYELMPKHFCSEYQKVFKMLQDDGIFRPDAIPQLEDMSAFLRKHTGFTLRPAAGLLTARDFLASLAFRVFQSTQYVRHFKTPFHTVEPDCIHELLGHMPLLADTNFAQFSQEIGLASLGASDEEIEKLSTVYWFTVEFGLCKEQGQVKAYGAGLLSSYGELLHAISDKPEHRPFEPSLTAIQPYQDQEYQPIYYVAESFEDAKEKFRRWVATMSRPFEVRYNPHTQQVEMLDSVERLENLMSQLNLEMLHLNTALTKLRTASG; encoded by the exons ATGATGGCCGTAGCAGCTGCCCAGAAGAACCGCGAAATGTTCGCCATCAAGAAGTCATACAGCATCGAA aaTGGATATCCAGCACGCCGACGCTCCTTGGTCGATGACGCGCGTTTTGAAACGCTTGTAGTGAAGCAGACCAAACAAAGTGTTTTGGAAGAAGCCAGGCAAAGGTCCAATG ATTCTCAAGTTGAGAGCATTACCACACCTGCCGTTCAGTTCACTTCCGCTCAACAACCACAGAAACAAG AAGAGAAACCAAAAATCGAAGAAATAAAGACTGCCGAACCTGTTATTACAGAGGAGCCACGATCTCAAACCG TCGTCCCCGAAGTTGTTCCTCAACCTGAACCCGAGAAGGTTGCTGAAGAGCCAAAGGAAACCACCACACCTAACAACG ATGCCGGTCTCACAGAAGAAGAAGTTATCCTGGCCAATGCAGCCAGCGAAAGCAAGGAGGCCGAGCAGGCCGTGCAAAGGGCCAACCTGGTCCTGCGCATGCGCGAAGGCATGGGCTCCCTGGCAAGAATCCTCAAGACCATCGAGAACTTCAAGGGCACCGTCGTCCATCTGGAGACGAGGCCGTCCAAGGCCGAGGGCATGAACTTCGACATCCTCGTCCGCCTGGACATGTCTCGCCAGAACCTGCTGCTCCTCATCAGGAGCCTGCGCCAGAGCGCCTCCCTCGGAGAGGTCACCCTCCTTGCTGATAACTCCGTCTCTGTCAAGG ATCCGTGGTTCCCAAGACACGCCCGCGAACTAGACAACTGCAACCACTTGATGACCAAGTACGAGCCTGACCTGGACATGAACCACCCTGGTTTCTCTGACCAGGCCTACCGTCAGCGCAGGAAGTACATAGCCGAGATCGCGTTCGCCTACAAGTACGGCGACCCCATCCCACGCATCGACTACACCGAGACTGAGACCGCCACCTGGACATCGGTCTTCAACACCGTCTACGAACTCATGCCAAAGCACTTCTGCAGCGAATACCAAAAAGTCTTCAAGATGCTTCAGGACGACGGCATCTTCAGACCTGATGCTATTCCCCAGCTAGAGGACATGTCCGCTTTCCTCAGGA aacacACCGGATTCACACTGAGACCAGCTGCTGGACTTCTCACTGCCAGAGACTTCCTCGCATCATTGGCCTTCAGAGTGTTCCAGAGCACACAGTATGTCCGTCACTTCAAGACTCCCTTCCACACCGTTGAACC TGATTGCATCCACGAGCTGCTCGGACACATGCCTCTGCTGGCTGACACCAACTTCGCTCAGTTCTCGCAGGAGATCGGTCTGGCGTCGCTGGGTGCCTCCGACGAGGAGATCGAGAAGCTGTCCACCGTCTACTGGTTCACCGTTGAGTTCGGTCTGTGCAAGGAGCAAGGTCAGGTGAAGGCCTACGGCGCCGGCCTCTTGTCCAGCTACGGCGAGCTGCTGCACGCCATCTCCGACAAACCAGAGCACCGTCCCTTTGAGCCCTCGCTCACCGCCATCCAGCCCTACCAGGACCAGGAGTACCAGCCCATCTACTACGTCGCCGAGAGCTTCGAGGATGCCAAGGAGAAGTTCAGACGCTGGGTCGCCACCATGAGCCGACCTTTCGAGGTCAGGTACAACCCTCACACACAACAGGTCGAGATGCTTGACTCTGTTGAGAGGCTCGAGAACCTCATGTCACAGCTCAACCTCGAGATGCTCCACCTCAACACGGCCCTCACCAAGCTGAGGACGGCCTCCGGCTGA